The genomic segment CATCAAGCTGTTAACACTGTATTTCTATTCAGTTTGGCAAAATTTTATTACCTATGATCGACAGATACATTCCTCTCtccatatttaaaaagaatttcaaagtaacaaaataattttatatactaTACAACTCAGAGCAGTTGTATACAGGGGACCGATTCATTGCTCACAGGGTGGGCAGAACCCTCTGCCTCCAAACATTTTTTGAGCTAGTTTTACTTTCAGCTCTTGAGTCTTGGTCCCAGGTCTGAAATCTTAGTTTAGGTGCTAGAATTACTCAGCCACAGGGATTGAGCTTCTAGTTCAGAGGTGAGGAGAGGGCTTCTTAGAAGTGACCAATGAAGCCTCTGCAGCAGGAACAGAAGGGCAGAGAGTACTGGGGCAGAACCAGAGGGGCCTGGCGTGTGGGGGGAGGGTGAGGAgccctctcactgtttccccgtgTTCACCTGTGTGTCTCCACTCTGTAGAACAGGGGCTGCAttagagcagcagcagccagtagaCCTGATGTAAAAATGTTCTCATAGCTTCTCGTAGAATTTAAAGACAGGGCTCAGTAGAACCCTTGATTGGACCCATGAGATCCTAGGATGCCAGGAACTACGAGCCCTTGATTATTGAGGTGGCCCAGCCAATGGTGCTGGAAGGCACGCTCAGGTTGTTTAACAAGGACAGTCCTCTACTAGAGTTGGTGGACCTGTACAATCACACTGGCCTTGGGCACGATGATTCCATAGTCCTCAGGCAGGAACCCCATGTCCCAAATCCAGTGTTCCAGAGACACAAAGCGGACGCCCTTCTTGAGGTTGCAGAACAGGTGGTCGGTCTGTAGGCAGAAAAAGGGGTTAAGTCCCACTGTGCCATGGCCTTCCCCTCAAAAGCTGAGCTGAGGGCTTTCTGGCAGATGGTATTTTCCCTAAATGGCGGCAATGTTTCCATTTACATATGACCTTTTAGAATCATGTCACTCTCCACCCAGGGGTGGGGTCTAATTCCCACCCCCTTGAATCTGGGCGGGTTGATTCATTGTAACCAAGAGTGTGGCGGGAGTgatgctgagtgactttcaccaagTGACTTCCATGGCGGGGTCACAGAGGCAGTGCAGCTTCTGCTGGTTTCTCCAGCAGCCTCATGGTggagcctgagccaccaggaagcagcTGCCTGCCCCGAagctgccatgctgtgaggaagccccaAAGAAAGCAAACAGGGAGATCCCAAGGCCAAGCTCTGGCCGGCCACCAGCTGGAGTATACACACTCACAGCCCACCCTGCCCTTTAGCTCCAGCCAGTATCTGAAATGGAACTTCATAAGAGACTGGAGTCAGAAACTCTCACCAGAGCCCTCCTTATAGAAATCATGAGAGGAGATAAAATGAGTGCTGTTGATATCAAACCActaaatttgggggaaatttattttttagcaaTAGATCATCATAGGCCAtaccattctttctctttgcccCTGTCAGACTCACCTTAAAAGGGATACTGGTTGTACCTTGATGGATTGGCCTAGGAGAGAAATGATGTAGCTTGGCCTGCTTGGCATCTAGAAGTTGGACAATTAGCTCATACAGACAGACCGAGGCTTCTTGGTCTGCCCACCTGTGGGAGAAGGAAAGTCTTGAAGGTTGAATTTGCCACCCCACCTCATTGGGCATCTGCCTCCTCTACCTGAATGGCCTTCCCAAGTCTAAAAATCCAAAATGGCGCTGTGGTCCCTGGgactagcagcagcagggtcacgtGGGAGCTTGACCCCTCTGCTTCCCCAAGGAATCCATCTGCCCTAAACACCCTCTCCAGCGGTCTACATGCACATTCATTTCAGAAGTAATGACCTAGAGCCATGCTCTTAAAGATACCTCCTACcatattctttctttctatgtTTTGCTGGTGGCAAAAGATGTCATTTCCAATGTATTCAATGGTGATGTTTAAGATACAATTTTCTTAGTCACTTAGAAGGATCCAAGGGAATCTAAGTAACTTGGAAATGGGACATCAAGTAACATTCAAAGATACAATACCCATTGTCCACTCCTGGTAAATGGATAGATTGAGTGGGGGTGTAGCTTGGTCGTAGAGCACATGTTTGGCTTGCACAGGGTCCCTGGTTCAAACCCTGGCACCTCCATTTAGGAGTTTCTCCTTACTAggagccactggagaagagaattattggacttcccaggtggctgtagtggtaaagaaccctgggttgggaagatatccttggagtaggaaatggcaacccactccagtattcttgcctgggaaatcctatggacaggggagcctggcaggctacagtccatggggtcgcaaagacacagCTCAGACGCTTGAGCACCTATGCACACGTGGTATATTCACACAATGAATTATGAAGCCATGAAAGGAGACTGCAGCTACATACGGTTATGGGTGAATTTACAAACATGTGGTTGAAAGAAGCCAGCTACACACTATATACGGTATaactccatatatatacatagcacCAAAACGGACAAAAGTGACCTATGGGAACAGAATTCAAGATGGCGCTACCGCTGGAttggaagtgatgggaatgggGCATGAGGGATGCTGAGGGTGGTGTTTGCCGGcaacattctgtttttttcttttaaccttctGTTCTTGATTTAAGTGAATATGTTCACTTTGTAATAATTCATTGACTTGCACACCCAAGCTATGTACATTTTTTGGTGTCAAAAACACAAATGTAAAAACAAGATTAATATCACTTCTTAGGTGTACATGTACACACTACCTCTTCCAGATTTTATCCTTATATAGTAATAATATATGATTATGTTCATGTGATTCACCTTTCCTACTGCTCTGTGCCAACAACATGCACACAAAGAATCtaagtagaaatttaaaatttcctaagtgctaaacttttttctttttggctgaacTGTTACCTGCAAGTGGCTGCCAGACATTGCTGCAAACTGGAATCGCATGGATTCCAGAAAAGATATTGTGTAGAAAGGAATTTGCCCGGTTCAAAGCTATGTTCGTTGCCGTCTGACCCTGAGAGATAATCTCTGGATCCTTGCAATTTTATGTCTGATAGGAGTATCTCTGTCTGGGATAAGCCTGCCAATATGATTTGGTGGAGGCTAGCCACAACCACACAGATAGACTATAATAGGGACTAGCCACTCCAGGAAAACCAGCAATATGACTAAGGATGCCTCGTGTAGTATCAGTTGATTTGGAGGCTGATATTAAACATTGATAAAAACCcctatatacaatgaaatagtactcagccattaaaaagatgaaatatgaTTTgtcatggatgaacctagagtttgTCATATGAGTGAAGGAGAAATATCTTATGTCAtcccttatatgcggaatctaaaaagaaaatgatgcaaatgaacttacagaacagtcacagacttagagaacaaactgatggttgctggggggtggggaagggcggagggaagggatagttagggagtttggcatggacatgtacacacagctatatttaaagtggatccCAATAAGGACCTCCTgtctagcacatggaactctgttcaatgttatgtggcagcctggatgggagggaagtctgggggagaatggatatatgtatctgtatagcTGAGTCCATTTGCTGTTCTCCTGAAACTATtagaacattgttaattggctgagtgtgtgtactcagtcactcagttgtgtccgacattttgtgacccccatggaaagtagcccaccaggctcttctgcccatggaatttctcaggcaagaatgctggagtgggggtgcaacttcctattccaagggatcttcccaacccagggattgaacgcaagtctcttgtgtctcctgcattggcaggtggattctttaccactagcacaaatTATGAAGTCGAAGAATTTCAttgtaaatatatttctaaaagagATGTGTTTTCAAAGAGGGGAAGTTTATGGTGTTTTGACTGAAAGTGAATGTGGTAAGACCAAATTTTCAAATTTCAATCTCACTTTGCCTGTTTCCCCAGAGGCCTTTACATCTAGGGACCGTACACCTTAGTGAATGACTTTTTCTATAAAACTGAAGGGCTGAGAGACAGGAAATTGGGAAAGCATAATTATACAATGCCCTCATCATAGATGTAATCTGTAGCTGAGTAATTTGAGAAGAGGGTACATAAAATGGTAGAGGATTTGGAACTTGCCTTCCTTAAAATAATCCGAGTGAGGTATCCCATGGAAGGTCTTCATGGAGCATCCTGGTTTCAAGACCATCAAACAGAGCACAAGCTCCAGAGTCAGACAAGTATGGGCCTAATGCCAGGTCCTGCCAAGCCCCAGCTGTGCCACCTGAACAAGTGACCTCACCTCTCTGAACTTCTCAATTCGAGGTTTCAAAACACACTTTCCCACAGGATCAAGGATCATGAAGGCTGCTCAAACAGGTCACACTTCAAAGTACTAGCTCTGTGGCTGACATAGAACCCTGACTTATGAAGACAGGGAAACGGAGGCACactgtgacttgcccaaggccacaaagCCGGGAAGCCAGGGTTTGAGTGTGGGAAGTCTGACTCCAGAATCTGACCTCTTAGCCAGCTCTATCTTGCCTCCTCCTAAACCAAGTCCTTTGTACAGGATCCAacctggcatcttcccatccaggTCTGTTTGGGGGTCAGGAGAGGGTTCAGGGAGTGGATAAAGCTAAGTAGTAAAGCTCTGATGGTGGTGAAGTCATTTCCCTTCCTGCTTAATCTAAGGGGTTGTTGGGAGGTCTACACACCTTGTCACCCATGGCAAGGTCAGCCCTGTTTTTAAAGCTGTTTTTGCCATCACACTCACCGGGCAGAGACACAAATCTCAATCTTTCCACTATCCAGGAGTTCCGGCCACAGACCCTCCTCCTCCAGGTCCAACACTTGCTTTTTGTAACACCACCTGGGAGAAAGGGGAAAGGGTTAGTGAGAACCAGGCAAGAACTCACCACCGCCCACCCCAGTCCTTGGGGAAGAGGGACGACCACCTGTAGAAAGGCTGGAAAGAGTCCCAGGGAACTAGCCTGCGGCCGGCCTTCCAGCTTTCCTCCTTTCTCCAGCTTCTACAGTTGACTGTCCTCCAAGGCAGGAAGGCatctgttaaatgaaaaaatgttgGTGCCCAAGTTCCTGGCCTGCCTGCCAGCCCATGGGTAAGTCCCAGGGGTTTCCTGGagcctctcctctctgccccGCACCTCCAAACCATCCCATGGGCACCCTTGAGACCTCTTTTCCTGGGCTCCCCACCTATGCCGTGGAGGTTCGGGTAGAGATTGCGTCCTAAGGGTCTACGCTCGCAGAAGCGGCCTAGGAGGCAGGGCCTGGGGTCGTCGTCGTCGTCTCGGGGGAGGCAGGATCGGAAGACGGGCCACAGCTTAGCGTGGCTGTAGGGTAAGATGCTCAGCCACACGGCCCGGGTGTCCACCAGGTAGCGCCAGTACCAGCACACGTGGCGGCATTGCCCGAGCAGTACGCTTGTGGGAAGGTAGCTCAGCACTTCCAGGAGCATCTCGATGGGCAGTTGGCTTAAGCCTGGCGCCTCCTCGGATTCGAGGTCGGAAGCGGGAACACAGGCGGGCAGGCTCTGGGAGGCTGAGGCCCCCGTGGTCTCCTCGCCAGGCCCTGAggctgcggctgcggctgctGGAGAGCCAGGGTCCAGACATCAGGGACTTGGAGCCTCCGCAGGCGATGCCCCTGCTTCCCGCACCCAAAGGCTGTCGCCCCCACACCCGAGCAGCCGCCCTTTCAAGTCCCCAGACTCCCAGCCCGTCCTTGCCAGCCGACCACCGCAGCCGCTCTCCGCCCCGCGCACTCCAGCGCCCGCAGCCGACCCCGCTCTGCGCCCCGAGTCTCACCCTGCATCTCAGCCAGCGCTCCTCACCAGTGGGCCTTCACCTTGCCTCGCCTGTTCCCACCGCCACCTCAGCCCTTTATATTCGCCCGCCCCTCCCTTAATATCCAATATCAGACCCCCGCCcaacccctcctcccctcccacgcctcccctccaccccgcccTGGCTCCATTCTCCCAATGACTAGCCATTTCTgccttcctctcccttctccctgtctcttcctcccaGGCtcgcttgccatgccctcccagcCCTGTCTCCAGGCCCTGTTCTCCAAACTTCCCTTCCTTCAGACTCTGTTCAAACCTGCAGGGTGATTAAGGGACCAAATTGCAGAAGCCGCAGtggagggaggagcaggagaTGCTGGGACCCAGAGTCTGTCTGTCATCCCCACCACTGGTCCTTTGGAGCATCCCTCACCAGGCTGCAAGGCCCTTGGTGCTGAACAGCTGCTGTTATTCAGCCAGGCATCTGGGCGGGAGGCCTCATATCCCTTAGCTTCTAGAACAATTAAGGGCCTGGCATCAGTatcttttttccaatttttggccacatcaggtagcatgtgggatcttagttccctgaccagggatggaacccacaccctctgcagtggaagcgtggagtcttaccTACTGGACCGCCAGAGGAGTCCCCAGCACCACTAACAAGAGATAAAACAGGCTCCAGTAGGCATCAAATACGTTTCTATTTGATTTCCTAAATGAATGCTGTAACCAGGAATAATCCAGCCAGCGTTCATGGACCCTTTCGCTACCAGTCGGGTTAGCAACCTGGGGTAGGTGTGAGTATGTCTCTACTTCAAAGATAAGAAAATAGGCtaagtgacctgcccaaggtcacatagataGTAGGTGACAGAGCTAATATTTGAACCTAGCCAGGGTGGCACTAGAATTCTTGCTTTTAACCTCTATACCAACTTcgtccaaaaataaataaatcaataaaagctACCCATGCTTTTCAAATCAGCTGGTAAAATGGACAGGGAACTTACCTTCTAGGAGAAGAGACATGGCGAACGGGAGACAGTGTCAGCAAATTAGATACTTTtggaaaatcattaaaaaaagaatctgccaatCCCCCAATATTGTCTTCACAATTATAGAAAAGACCCCATTTTATTATGGAACAAGCATGAAACGTACTGTGATTCACTGGGCCATGATGAGCTGTGGATGTGACATGTAATTGACGTCGCGTGTTGGAAGGTGATCAGTGCTATGCGAAATAGAGCGAGGAAGGGGAAAAGGGGTCATAGCAATCTGGGTGGGAGACCCTGAATTCTAAGAGATGGGGTGACTATCATATGgggaaaatttattttcagtataTACACTGTCAAAAAATTGTTTGCTATTGAGGTTTTCAAACATGTCCCGAAGTGGAAGAAGAATGGAAGAAGCAGTCAACCCCAACAGTTACTCCTGACCAATTTGCTTTCATCTCTACTCCCATCCACTGGCTCCCCCAGACAATTTGAAGCAAATCTTAGAACTCACAGTCCATAGCAATACactgtattaaaatttttttttatttattaatttttgtggtGCAGTGAGACGCACAaggtcttaattccctgaccggAGTTTAAACTTtcaccccctgcaatggaaggtggactcttaatcactggaccaccagtgaagtcccagcaATACATCATTTCTTAATGTAATGTAAAAGCTGAGGGAATCTTATTTGGTAATGAGATTATGAAAATTGATTGTAATCCAATTATGAGTCCAAAAATATggctttagaaaaatgtttaaaaacttcAAGCAGGATAAAAGGCCAGAATCTGACAAGTCATTTTCATTcttcaatttcctcctccagagacaaTCTCTATTAATTCCTGGAATTACACCCCATGCTGTActctgattaaaaagaaaaacaaatataattggGTTCCAAAAGAGTCTACTGCCTGGAAGCTAATGATTAGAGAGTAATGGCTCCTAGGAGACAAGGCTGTATAAAACACCCCACGGGTCTCTTGGGAAAGCTATAGGTGTATTTTGATATCACAGTAATAGGAGTGTCATTGGGTAGCCAGGCAAGGGACAGAGCCCCCTAGGGGAGAGCCATCCCGGATTCCTCCTGCTTTAAGTCAGTGTCCCAGGTGTTTTCTTGCAGGAGGCAAGCCTGTTAATCCAAGCCTAGAACCCAATTCATTTTGCATATAAGTGTACAgagggtgaaagtggagagtgcaaaagctgacttgaaacttaaccttaaaaaaaaaaaatcacagcatccagtcccatcactttttggcaaatagaagaggaagaattggaaacagtgacagattatattttcttgggctccaaaatcactgcgggaggtgactgcagccaagaaattaaaagaagcttgctccttggaaggaaagctatgacaaacctagacagcgtattaaaaagcagagacatcactttgccgacaaaggtccatatggtcaaagccatggttttcccagtagggATGTATGGACAAAagagttagatcataaagaagaTTCAGTactgaagaaccgatgcttttgaattgtggtgctgaagaagactcttgagaatctcttggactgcaaggaaatcaagccagtcaatcctaaggggaATCCAtgcagaatattcattggaaggactgatgttgaagctgaagctccaatattttgggcacctgaCATGAAgtgctgattcatttgaaaaggccccaaagctagaaaagattgaaggcaaaaggagaagggggcggctaaggataagacagttggatagcctcaccaactcaatggacatgaatttgaacaaactccaggagataatgaaggacagaggagactggtgtgctgcagtccatggggtcacaaagagtcgaacacaacttagccactaaacaacaacagacgcaatcctttccttttctttttaatgagtcctaacattttttttttaatgtttatgttaCCTATTTGGCTGTGTCTGGTCTTAGGTGCAGCATGCAAGAGCTTTCGTTGCAGCACACAGATTTTCTAATTGTATAGCACGGACTTTCTAGTTGGTGTGCCagggctcagttgccctgaggcatgtgggatcctagttccccgaccagggatcgaactctagtcccttgcattgcaagaagtcttaaccactggactaccagggaagtcccacaaatgCAATGCTTAATCAGAGAATGCAGAAAATTGTGAGCAGGAATTTCTCTGGTCTTGTAAAACGTCATATTTGGGATTAATAGCATTGGTGTAGGATTCCTCTTCTAACCAGCTCTTTCTTACCCTCTTTAGGCAAGAATCCCTGTATTCCTAGAGTCTTTCAACCTTGACCGTGCCTTTGCTTCCATAAACCATCCTCCAGTGAAGATAAATGAAGCAAAATGAGTGGTCTTGGATTTGCCCCACACCGAGTAAGACTTACCTAAGGGAGCATCTTGTCACCCGTCTCCTGGAAGGGCTCACAGTGTCTTGACAGCCCCGGGAAGAAAGAGCTCTTCCTATTTGCCGACTGTGGAGGAGGTACTGGCCAGTCTTTTCAAAGTCTGATCTCTCTTCCTGGCGGCAGGACTTGGAGGACTCCAACAATAGTTTCCATGGTAGAAATAAAgggggctgggcttccctggtggctcagtggtgaagactccgcctgccagggcacgaggcacaggttcaatccctgatctgggaagatcccagatgcctcgGAGCAACGAAGCCCGTGAGCCGAaactactgaaacccacgtgccctggagcccgtgctgcgcaagagaagccgccgccgTGAGAAGGCCGCGCACCGCGACCAGAGcggcccccactcgctgcaaccagagagaagcctgcatggcaacgaagacccagcacagcccagaagaagtgaagaaagaaaataaagggatCTTCACACAGCTGAGAAAGAAGCCCTCCTCTCTGAAGGGCTAGAGCCCTTTTGTAAATTCAAATTAACTACATAATTGGACTCAGTTTTTG from the Capra hircus breed San Clemente chromosome 18, ASM170441v1, whole genome shotgun sequence genome contains:
- the LOC102182249 gene encoding F-box only protein 27-like — translated: MSLLLEAAAAAASGPGEETTGASASQSLPACVPASDLESEEAPGLSQLPIEMLLEVLSYLPTSVLLGQCRHVCWYWRYLVDTRAVWLSILPYSHAKLWPVFRSCLPRDDDDDPRPCLLGRFCERRPLGRNLYPNLHGIGGEPRKRGLKGAHGMVWRWCYKKQVLDLEEEGLWPELLDSGKIEICVSARWADQEASVCLYELIVQLLDAKQAKLHHFSPRPIHQGTTSIPFKTDHLFCNLKKGVRFVSLEHWIWDMGFLPEDYGIIVPKASVIVQVHQL